A part of Streptomyces sp. NBC_01235 genomic DNA contains:
- a CDS encoding AAA family ATPase, whose translation MSGTPPENRPGWHVFHGTGVPDGVPVDLPEAPPWRRFRGGPGLPPPPDDEEATRRRLGQVEPVPQLDEASIETVNAALLLRRPLLLTGPPGVGKSTLAYLVARELGLGRVLVWSIVSRTNLRDGLYAYDALGRAQAIAAWRAGGPDFPGADGVERGTGGQSLPSLGDFITLGPLGTALLPYDRPRVLLIDELDKSDLDLPNDLLHVLENGSYEVPELVRDSHDSMVVHISDPGERAMVRNGHVECREFPVVVITSNGEREFPAAFRRRCLPVEMTTPSREQLLAIVRNHFRALPADAENLVDLFLDRVSSGGTHSLDQLFNAVQLTTAGGLGDDGSGDRLLKMLLRDLSMGR comes from the coding sequence ATGAGCGGGACGCCCCCGGAGAACCGACCGGGCTGGCATGTGTTTCACGGCACGGGGGTCCCGGACGGGGTGCCCGTGGACCTGCCGGAGGCGCCGCCCTGGCGTAGGTTCCGCGGGGGGCCGGGCCTTCCGCCGCCCCCGGACGACGAGGAGGCCACGCGCCGCCGCCTCGGGCAGGTGGAGCCCGTGCCCCAGCTCGACGAGGCGAGCATCGAGACGGTCAACGCGGCCCTGCTGCTGCGCCGCCCGTTGCTCCTCACCGGGCCGCCCGGCGTCGGCAAGTCGACTCTCGCCTATCTGGTCGCGCGCGAACTGGGCCTCGGGCGTGTCCTGGTGTGGAGCATCGTCAGCCGTACCAACCTGCGGGACGGACTGTACGCGTACGATGCGCTGGGCCGTGCGCAGGCCATCGCCGCCTGGCGGGCCGGTGGTCCCGACTTCCCGGGGGCGGACGGCGTCGAACGCGGAACCGGCGGCCAATCCCTGCCATCGCTGGGCGACTTCATCACCCTGGGGCCCCTGGGCACCGCGCTCCTGCCCTACGACCGACCCCGGGTCCTACTCATCGATGAACTGGACAAGAGCGACCTGGACCTGCCCAATGATCTGCTGCATGTGCTGGAGAACGGAAGCTACGAAGTGCCGGAACTGGTGCGGGACTCGCACGACAGCATGGTCGTGCACATCAGTGATCCGGGCGAACGAGCAATGGTGCGCAACGGCCACGTGGAGTGCCGGGAGTTCCCCGTGGTCGTGATCACCAGCAATGGCGAGCGTGAGTTCCCCGCCGCTTTCCGCAGACGCTGTCTGCCCGTGGAGATGACCACCCCCAGCCGGGAACAGCTCCTCGCCATCGTGAGAAATCACTTCAGGGCACTTCCCGCCGACGCCGAGAACCTGGTCGACCTCTTCCTCGACCGGGTCAGCTCGGGTGGCACCCACTCGCTCGACCAGTTGTTCAACGCGGTTCAGCTCACCACGGCCGGCGGCCTGGGGGACGACGGGTCGGGCGACCGCCTCCTCAAGATGCTGCTGCGCGACCTTTCGATGGGCCGCTGA
- a CDS encoding VMAP-C domain-containing protein — protein sequence MGELKRTSDPDLLLGLTEALCELSCMQDPQGRLMFADVLGEQLGAPVDLRAVRLREDAVTLTRAVLQVRGGESVLVAVVRILEGMPAAAEIERLLASGGASGLAQSLPGPLSQQDVNTARMLLHQAADALPGPAVRDGVADELGMHLPVGLTPAQLFSHVLEFNTQPDGLPPAVLVMEHAAASVQVPSRRRALSAWAEEWARRAGLLSELERRRADRLRNRPDPSIPPCLVVMVEPARDGTGEIVVRPWLNTVPGRWHPLPAEPRTTTLDGLGAAVEQSLRQLARLLSASVGDTSGAVHPPPFIEFVLPHDLLNHDVAGLAYQVGEGRSLPLALRYGVHLRSLERMRSSDPLLRRQWQERWRALHRNGVLAWEGRQSSVGGADRWHVALAAEPGYTAAVLDAPDGGDSSSALKAVIAAGIGLAVWDRRGVFHAERRSVMSAVFASVTSAEQLPHAIQRLRRSAELREGGPLLLGRHIAFLWDDPTRLVDQTEPWENGPDNDTFGSEESWT from the coding sequence ATGGGCGAGTTGAAGCGAACGTCGGACCCGGACCTGCTGCTGGGTCTGACCGAGGCGTTGTGCGAACTGTCCTGCATGCAGGACCCGCAAGGGCGGTTGATGTTCGCCGATGTGCTGGGTGAGCAATTGGGCGCCCCCGTGGACCTGCGGGCCGTGCGGTTGCGGGAGGATGCCGTCACGCTGACCCGAGCCGTGCTGCAGGTCCGCGGGGGCGAGTCGGTCCTCGTCGCGGTGGTGCGGATCCTGGAGGGGATGCCGGCCGCGGCCGAGATCGAACGGCTGCTCGCGTCCGGCGGTGCCAGCGGCCTGGCGCAGTCCCTGCCCGGCCCGCTGTCCCAGCAGGATGTGAACACGGCGCGCATGCTCCTCCACCAGGCGGCGGACGCCCTGCCGGGGCCCGCCGTGCGCGACGGCGTCGCGGACGAGCTTGGCATGCACCTCCCCGTCGGCCTCACTCCTGCGCAGCTCTTCTCCCACGTCTTGGAGTTCAATACTCAGCCGGACGGGCTGCCGCCCGCTGTGCTGGTCATGGAGCACGCCGCCGCCTCTGTCCAGGTCCCGAGCCGGCGCAGGGCCCTGTCCGCGTGGGCGGAGGAATGGGCGAGGCGGGCCGGACTGCTGTCCGAGCTGGAACGACGCCGGGCCGACCGCCTTCGCAACCGCCCTGACCCGTCCATCCCCCCCTGTCTGGTCGTGATGGTCGAACCCGCGCGCGACGGTACCGGGGAGATCGTCGTGCGACCTTGGCTCAACACGGTCCCCGGCCGCTGGCACCCCCTTCCCGCGGAACCGCGGACGACCACGCTCGACGGCCTCGGAGCCGCCGTCGAACAGTCCCTGCGACAGTTGGCGCGGCTGCTGTCGGCTTCGGTCGGGGACACGTCCGGCGCCGTCCACCCCCCGCCCTTCATCGAGTTCGTCCTTCCCCACGACCTGCTCAACCATGACGTGGCCGGACTGGCCTACCAGGTCGGAGAAGGTCGGTCACTGCCCCTGGCGCTCAGGTACGGGGTGCATCTGCGCAGCCTGGAGCGAATGCGCAGCAGCGACCCGCTGCTGAGAAGACAGTGGCAGGAGCGCTGGCGGGCCCTGCACCGCAATGGGGTGCTGGCGTGGGAGGGGCGGCAGTCGAGTGTGGGCGGGGCGGATCGGTGGCACGTGGCTCTGGCGGCCGAGCCAGGCTACACGGCGGCCGTCCTCGACGCGCCGGACGGCGGGGACTCGTCGTCCGCCCTCAAGGCGGTCATCGCCGCGGGAATCGGGCTCGCGGTCTGGGATCGCCGGGGGGTGTTCCACGCCGAGCGCAGAAGCGTCATGTCGGCCGTGTTCGCCTCCGTGACCTCGGCGGAGCAACTGCCCCACGCGATCCAGAGGCTGCGGCGCTCCGCCGAACTCCGCGAGGGGGGGCCCTTGTTGCTCGGTCGGCACATCGCGTTTCTCTGGGACGATCCCACCCGGCTCGTCGACCAGACCGAGCCCTGGGAGAACGGCCCGGACAACGACACCTTCGGCAGCGAGGAGAGCTGGACATGA
- the fxsT gene encoding FxSxx-COOH system tetratricopeptide repeat protein: MADAVWLAAHWERTGRTVRREHVPQQGEHWPSEEPPIPSPESSAPVPEPSSEELPVSHARALPTPDPEGLSRLHLGSPLLPSVRPRAPGRGARSAPLARALHRLQRRVPSRGTVLLDEELTAEQMVVDGLWMPSFRPVLDRAFDLVLLVDTGPTMTVWREETQALQDATVHSGAFGNVLTVQVDVPDTGPPALRRGSAPGSGDLGEIVGGGGGRVFLVVTDGMGRGWATAAADALLRRLGAAGPTAVVQLLPPHLRHRASLTPQVATLKAGGFGAPGSELRLVQWGDETDPIRPLPWTDGKSPVVPVLTLKHGSLAAWADLVVGEPGVRELPVVLAGSLHAGRPAPGLVPPRRPPDAAAAVRRFFGQATPTARRLATRLAATPFEFDLIQQLRHHPSVRADTEHLAEILMGGLIDWDHDGGQAPEFAAGVREALLAATTRQQLAMVVDILGGLSAAGEHGVALRAALRDPVAAALPDPSAGQWLRAELAVMRALSGPYAQRARRIESDGVPHHRGAAVLPPADGITPRETVVDRSPVPDDESPLAEVPGEAAAGTPHVGVNQDGPEAAGTPSRSPALMVNVPARNERFVGRTAQLRMLADHLTDHSLVCVLPHPGQGAGGVGKSELAREYVHRHAHEYDLVCWVRAAGKGLLLPSLAHLAARLDLTPTGGTQLTVQSAVPVLLEALRSGSPYDRWLLILDGADDVDEAMRHLPVHGPGKVLVTSRNLAWAQVALPVTLEGFEREETVALLRGHMPALPEREAGRLAEALGDMPLAVEQAGTWHLSTGMPVDAYVNLIHRHHSADHLLDAAPGLPVPLTAVWDIALTMLEELAPGAPRLLDVCAHLAAEPIPLAVFRAPGRAPVGEPLCESAELRHSLATLVRLSLLNADEDNDTVRLDRGFQQLLLAGLSAEEHQRTREEAHMRLAAAGGDPADSPAAWQVLPSLLPHLSASQAVDSSDATVRSLIHRTVLFLGGCGEVEGALVLAEEARAAWLATSDEEDSDVVRMTRTCASLLRRSGRVAESVPLSEQALRMARRVASDSGSVVASLSELAVARRHGGRLQQARELSEEAVRLARYQFGADHRVTLDAAHQLGVDLRWCGRFDEALSVDEENAGHRQQTLGATDPATLASLDSVNLDVRERGDYAAARHAQEDLHRRTLSVFGEEHPLTWHIADNLAVCRRRDGALEAAAELSAEALWRFEALYGPEHPRTLAVAVHASADRRLAGRAAASHQLAATTAPRLAARLGEDHPYTLTAQADLAAALRGLGMLDEAWELEEYVARRMDASVGCRHPMTLGVAVARATTAHARLDFERARDIDEATMTLLTETMGERHPLTLVCAANLALDHRGLGHGAEAEVRQRVAVAGFAAVLRSDHPWLLAARQLRRVECDVACVPL, from the coding sequence GTGGCCGACGCTGTCTGGCTGGCAGCGCACTGGGAACGGACCGGGCGTACCGTCCGCAGGGAGCACGTGCCGCAGCAGGGTGAGCACTGGCCGTCTGAGGAGCCGCCGATTCCGTCGCCGGAGTCCTCCGCGCCGGTGCCGGAGCCGTCGAGCGAGGAGCTGCCGGTCTCCCACGCGCGGGCCCTGCCGACTCCCGACCCCGAGGGCCTCAGCCGTCTCCACCTCGGCTCGCCCCTACTGCCCTCGGTGCGACCTCGGGCACCCGGCCGGGGAGCACGTTCGGCGCCGTTGGCGCGTGCCCTGCACCGGCTCCAGCGGCGTGTGCCATCCCGTGGCACGGTGCTGCTGGACGAGGAACTCACGGCCGAGCAGATGGTCGTCGACGGGCTCTGGATGCCGTCGTTCAGGCCGGTCCTGGACCGGGCCTTCGATCTGGTCCTGCTCGTCGACACCGGCCCCACCATGACCGTCTGGCGGGAGGAGACGCAGGCGCTCCAGGACGCCACCGTGCACAGCGGCGCTTTCGGGAACGTCCTCACTGTCCAGGTGGACGTGCCGGACACGGGACCGCCGGCCTTGCGCCGGGGCTCGGCGCCCGGCTCCGGGGACCTGGGGGAGATCGTCGGCGGCGGGGGCGGTCGTGTCTTCCTCGTCGTCACCGACGGCATGGGCCGCGGCTGGGCCACGGCGGCCGCCGACGCGTTGCTCCGCCGGCTCGGCGCCGCGGGGCCCACCGCCGTGGTCCAACTGCTGCCGCCTCATCTGCGGCACCGCGCTTCCCTCACGCCCCAGGTCGCCACACTGAAGGCCGGCGGATTCGGAGCCCCCGGCTCGGAACTGCGCCTTGTGCAGTGGGGCGACGAAACGGACCCGATCCGACCGCTGCCCTGGACGGACGGCAAGTCACCGGTCGTCCCCGTGCTCACGCTGAAGCACGGATCCCTCGCGGCCTGGGCCGATCTCGTCGTCGGGGAGCCGGGCGTCCGTGAGCTTCCCGTGGTGCTGGCCGGGTCGCTGCACGCCGGTCGGCCCGCTCCCGGTCTCGTCCCGCCGCGGCGTCCCCCCGACGCGGCCGCGGCCGTACGCCGCTTCTTCGGCCAGGCCACGCCGACCGCCCGTCGCCTCGCCACTCGGCTCGCCGCCACACCGTTCGAGTTCGACCTCATCCAGCAGCTGCGCCACCACCCCAGCGTGAGAGCCGACACGGAGCACCTCGCCGAGATCCTGATGGGCGGGCTCATCGACTGGGACCACGACGGCGGGCAGGCACCGGAGTTCGCCGCCGGGGTCCGCGAGGCGCTTCTGGCCGCCACGACGCGTCAGCAGCTGGCCATGGTCGTCGACATCCTCGGTGGGCTTTCCGCGGCGGGGGAGCACGGTGTCGCCCTGCGTGCCGCGCTGCGCGATCCGGTGGCGGCCGCGCTGCCCGACCCCAGTGCCGGGCAGTGGCTGCGGGCCGAGCTGGCGGTGATGCGGGCGCTGTCGGGGCCCTACGCGCAGCGCGCTCGGCGGATCGAGTCGGACGGCGTGCCACACCACCGCGGCGCTGCGGTGCTGCCGCCGGCGGACGGGATCACTCCTCGCGAGACCGTCGTCGATCGGTCGCCTGTCCCGGACGACGAGTCGCCCCTGGCCGAGGTACCCGGTGAGGCCGCGGCGGGCACCCCGCACGTCGGTGTGAACCAGGACGGCCCAGAGGCTGCCGGGACACCATCCCGTTCACCCGCCCTCATGGTGAACGTCCCCGCGCGCAACGAGCGGTTCGTGGGCCGGACGGCCCAGCTGCGGATGCTGGCCGACCATCTCACCGACCACAGCCTCGTCTGTGTGCTCCCGCATCCCGGGCAGGGTGCAGGCGGTGTCGGCAAATCGGAACTGGCGCGGGAGTACGTCCATCGGCACGCGCACGAGTACGACCTCGTCTGTTGGGTCCGGGCAGCAGGCAAGGGCCTTCTCCTGCCGTCGCTCGCCCACCTGGCGGCCCGACTGGACCTCACTCCGACGGGCGGCACACAGCTCACCGTCCAGTCGGCCGTACCGGTCCTTCTGGAGGCGCTGCGCAGCGGTTCGCCGTACGACAGGTGGCTGCTAATCCTCGACGGCGCGGATGACGTCGACGAGGCCATGCGACACCTCCCCGTCCACGGTCCGGGCAAAGTCCTGGTCACGTCCCGCAACCTGGCGTGGGCGCAGGTGGCGCTCCCGGTGACGCTGGAGGGCTTCGAGCGCGAAGAGACGGTGGCACTCCTGCGCGGGCACATGCCAGCCCTCCCGGAGCGGGAAGCCGGACGGCTCGCCGAAGCCCTCGGGGACATGCCCCTGGCCGTCGAGCAGGCGGGCACCTGGCACCTGAGCACCGGGATGCCCGTCGACGCGTACGTGAACCTGATCCACCGTCATCACTCGGCCGACCACCTTCTGGACGCGGCACCCGGCCTGCCCGTCCCTCTAACTGCGGTCTGGGACATCGCCCTGACAATGCTCGAGGAGCTGGCGCCAGGCGCCCCCCGGTTGCTGGACGTGTGCGCCCACCTTGCTGCCGAGCCCATCCCGCTCGCCGTGTTTCGCGCCCCAGGAAGGGCGCCAGTGGGCGAACCCCTGTGCGAGTCGGCGGAGCTGCGGCATTCCCTCGCAACGCTGGTCCGGCTCTCCCTGTTGAACGCCGATGAGGACAACGACACCGTGCGCCTCGACCGGGGGTTCCAGCAGTTGCTGCTGGCCGGTCTGTCGGCCGAGGAACATCAACGTACGCGCGAGGAAGCCCACATGCGGCTCGCGGCGGCCGGGGGCGACCCCGCCGACTCCCCGGCGGCTTGGCAGGTCCTCCCCTCACTGCTGCCGCACCTGTCGGCCTCGCAGGCGGTGGACAGCAGCGATGCGACGGTTCGGTCGCTCATCCATCGGACCGTGCTGTTCCTCGGCGGCTGCGGCGAGGTGGAGGGTGCCCTGGTCCTCGCTGAGGAGGCCAGGGCAGCCTGGCTCGCGACGTCGGACGAGGAGGACAGCGACGTCGTCCGCATGACGAGGACCTGTGCGTCCCTGCTGCGGCGCAGCGGTCGCGTCGCGGAGTCGGTGCCCCTCTCCGAGCAGGCCCTACGCATGGCCCGGCGAGTAGCGTCCGATTCCGGGAGCGTGGTCGCCTCCTTGTCCGAACTGGCCGTGGCGCGCCGCCACGGAGGCCGGCTCCAGCAGGCACGGGAGCTCAGCGAAGAAGCCGTGAGGCTGGCCCGGTACCAGTTCGGTGCCGACCACCGGGTCACGCTGGATGCCGCCCACCAACTTGGCGTCGATCTGCGCTGGTGCGGCCGATTCGACGAAGCGCTGTCCGTCGACGAGGAAAACGCCGGACACCGCCAACAGACCCTGGGCGCCACCGATCCAGCCACCCTCGCAAGTCTCGATTCCGTCAACCTCGATGTGCGGGAACGCGGCGACTACGCGGCCGCCCGCCACGCCCAGGAAGACCTCCATCGCCGCACCCTCTCCGTGTTCGGCGAGGAACACCCGCTCACATGGCACATCGCCGACAACCTTGCCGTCTGCCGACGTCGCGACGGGGCGCTCGAGGCGGCCGCCGAACTGTCAGCCGAAGCGCTGTGGCGCTTCGAGGCCCTCTACGGCCCCGAGCACCCCCGCACTCTGGCGGTCGCGGTCCACGCGTCGGCCGACAGGCGTCTGGCCGGTCGGGCCGCTGCCTCCCATCAGCTTGCGGCGACCACGGCACCGCGTCTTGCCGCTCGCCTCGGCGAGGACCATCCGTACACCCTGACCGCCCAGGCCGACCTGGCCGCCGCGCTACGCGGGCTCGGCATGCTCGACGAGGCGTGGGAGCTCGAGGAATACGTCGCTCGTCGGATGGACGCGTCGGTGGGTTGCCGTCATCCGATGACGCTCGGTGTCGCGGTCGCCAGGGCCACCACGGCTCACGCCCGTCTGGACTTCGAGCGAGCACGGGACATCGACGAGGCCACCATGACGCTGCTGACCGAGACGATGGGGGAACGGCACCCGTTGACGCTGGTGTGCGCCGCCAACCTGGCCCTCGATCACCGAGGACTGGGGCACGGCGCCGAGGCCGAGGTTCGACAGCGCGTCGCCGTGGCGGGGTTCGCCGCCGTCTTGCGGTCGGACCATCCGTGGCTGCTGGCGGCACGTCAGCTGCGGCGCGTCGAGTGCGATGTGGCGTGCGTGCCCCTGTGA
- a CDS encoding SAV_2336 N-terminal domain-related protein, whose protein sequence is MSSGAAAPAEPDGLLVARLHAVLRDAGAELSPRELSDVLWLALHTPGKREAGAVTQADTLPTAGTDAAAPAPLEPQPEPAAPTAPGDARRSVHALAATGAGGGPGAPIRLPGIRGLRHPLNVVRALRSLKRRVPSAHRYELDESATAESIADSGVVDAVLRPAKDRWLHLVLAVDDGPSMRVWRDTVAELTDALSGSGIFRSVRVSPLDASSLLTGGPTVVLTVTDAVADHWYTGTAQRSLAALARRAPTAVIHLFPTGLWSRTGVAAEPMLVRTTAPAPSNSLLRTRDPWLPPGLSPPPVLPVPVMELDEASLRPWADLIASQGGVAALRVTDAAAPVEAASLDGTEQPGWGSVADRVRRFRANVSPHAYQLAAHLAAVDPLTLPVMRLVQAAALPETSSACLAEVLLSGLMRVDDPLAGQDVFAFAPETRDVLRAVINSGSAQRTVDLVSDYIAPRLGRTPEFPAVIAERTGTLTLPRDGHPLAELAPVDGSGADHGRGDAEPSPWEWRTHNLPRRRTTRWLPALAEVVEEIVGSLVLGQDPPVVVRGPAGSDKTTIALEYAHRTRNTYTVAWWVDARNAATLRTGLGHFMAAVAPTSQAPQETSVEQARRWLGSHTRWLLVLDHVTDDHEVTAFLEQVATAPGHVLATTRLDVASATATILDLTGAYRARSDSLTGLRHSRTLYRQLAHLLCSDPDATDDPDHRHVRLPPEDPEAGQQGLAVLLCTLDGWHSVHDRFGAAVSDAVLVEAARRLVAGVRDDDTVARLGTDSFAILVGGLDPVAARDVAERLRSDILTPIKVDGRGFRVGARFEIRWGQCGTDPDEIIPSERQDDVRPRASELQGHLTDALCELESLDDEPGRLLFAELLGETLGQPITLRGALQREDVATLVRAALAAQNGRQALIDVVTVFEGASAGVTFAGRLALADDPSVPPRQRDSTEPDRGRLALLGRLTDALSTMECMEDPPGRAQFADLLGDLLERPIDVRGASPREDVVVALRTAMQVHGWARTLLDVVRILEGPAAADDLAWLTAAAPMPEVSGVLPAADETGARALLRAADDELSATDLHEALSAELTVVRPPTGLRSEQLLSWALNFNAQPDALPPAVLLMECAARLVRSQAHRTALTAWVDAWTESAGLTEALRRRRAATRRKM, encoded by the coding sequence CCCCGAGAGAACTGAGCGACGTCCTGTGGCTGGCCCTGCACACGCCCGGGAAGCGGGAAGCCGGCGCCGTCACGCAAGCCGACACCCTGCCCACCGCCGGAACCGATGCCGCAGCCCCGGCCCCGTTGGAGCCGCAACCGGAGCCCGCCGCGCCGACCGCGCCGGGCGACGCCCGGCGATCGGTCCACGCCCTCGCCGCCACGGGCGCCGGTGGAGGGCCCGGCGCGCCGATCCGCCTCCCTGGCATTCGGGGCCTGCGTCACCCCTTGAACGTCGTCCGGGCCCTGCGCTCGCTCAAACGACGAGTGCCGTCCGCGCACCGCTACGAGCTCGACGAGAGCGCCACCGCCGAGTCCATCGCCGACAGCGGAGTCGTCGACGCCGTGCTGCGGCCGGCCAAGGACCGATGGCTGCATCTCGTCCTCGCCGTCGACGACGGCCCGTCCATGCGGGTGTGGCGCGACACCGTGGCCGAACTGACCGACGCCCTGTCGGGCTCGGGCATCTTCCGTTCCGTGCGAGTCAGCCCGCTCGACGCCTCGTCTCTGCTGACCGGCGGCCCGACCGTCGTACTCACCGTCACCGACGCGGTCGCCGACCACTGGTACACCGGCACCGCACAGCGCAGCCTGGCCGCCCTGGCCCGCAGGGCACCGACCGCCGTGATCCATCTGTTCCCCACCGGGCTGTGGAGCAGAACCGGGGTGGCGGCCGAGCCCATGCTCGTCCGTACGACCGCGCCGGCACCGTCCAACAGCCTGCTGAGGACCCGTGATCCCTGGCTGCCCCCTGGCTTGAGCCCGCCCCCCGTTCTTCCCGTGCCTGTGATGGAACTCGACGAGGCGAGCCTCCGGCCCTGGGCGGACCTCATCGCATCACAGGGAGGAGTCGCCGCCCTGCGGGTGACGGACGCGGCCGCCCCGGTCGAGGCCGCGTCCCTCGACGGCACGGAACAGCCCGGGTGGGGCAGTGTCGCCGACCGCGTCCGCCGCTTCCGGGCGAACGTCTCGCCGCACGCCTACCAGCTGGCCGCCCACCTGGCGGCCGTCGATCCGCTGACGCTTCCCGTGATGCGGCTCGTCCAGGCCGCGGCTCTGCCCGAGACCAGCTCGGCCTGCCTGGCCGAGGTCCTGCTGAGCGGCCTGATGCGGGTGGACGACCCGCTCGCGGGTCAGGACGTGTTCGCCTTCGCGCCGGAGACACGGGATGTGCTCCGCGCGGTGATCAACAGCGGCTCGGCACAGCGCACGGTCGACCTCGTGAGCGACTACATCGCACCACGCCTCGGCCGCACACCGGAATTCCCGGCGGTGATCGCGGAGCGGACCGGCACGCTGACCCTGCCGCGTGACGGGCACCCGCTCGCGGAACTGGCGCCGGTGGACGGATCCGGGGCGGACCACGGGCGTGGGGATGCGGAGCCCTCGCCGTGGGAGTGGCGCACGCACAACCTGCCCCGGCGTCGTACCACGCGCTGGCTGCCCGCCCTCGCCGAGGTCGTGGAGGAGATCGTCGGAAGCCTGGTGCTCGGCCAGGACCCGCCCGTCGTGGTGCGCGGGCCGGCCGGCTCGGACAAGACCACCATCGCCCTGGAATACGCCCACCGGACACGGAACACCTACACGGTGGCGTGGTGGGTGGACGCTCGCAACGCCGCAACGCTGAGGACGGGCCTCGGGCACTTCATGGCAGCGGTGGCACCGACGTCACAGGCCCCCCAGGAGACATCCGTCGAGCAGGCACGGAGGTGGCTCGGCTCCCACACGCGCTGGCTCCTCGTCCTCGATCACGTCACGGACGACCACGAGGTCACCGCGTTCCTGGAGCAGGTCGCCACCGCACCGGGCCATGTCCTGGCGACGACCCGCCTCGACGTCGCGTCGGCGACGGCGACGATCCTCGACCTGACCGGTGCCTACCGGGCTCGCAGCGACTCCCTCACCGGCCTGCGCCACTCCCGCACCCTGTACAGACAGCTCGCCCACCTGCTGTGCTCCGACCCCGACGCCACGGACGACCCCGACCACCGCCATGTGCGCCTTCCTCCTGAGGATCCCGAAGCGGGGCAGCAGGGTCTGGCGGTGCTCCTGTGCACACTGGACGGATGGCACAGCGTCCACGACCGGTTCGGCGCCGCGGTGAGTGACGCCGTCCTGGTCGAAGCGGCCCGCCGGCTGGTGGCCGGTGTGCGGGACGACGACACGGTGGCCCGGCTGGGCACCGACTCGTTCGCGATTCTCGTCGGCGGCCTCGATCCGGTGGCAGCGCGGGACGTGGCCGAAAGGCTGCGCTCCGACATCCTCACGCCGATCAAGGTGGACGGCAGGGGCTTTCGGGTCGGCGCCCGCTTTGAGATCCGGTGGGGCCAGTGCGGCACGGATCCCGACGAAATCATCCCGTCGGAGCGTCAGGACGATGTCCGCCCCAGGGCATCCGAGCTCCAGGGGCATCTCACGGACGCGCTGTGTGAGCTGGAGTCTCTGGACGACGAACCGGGACGCCTTCTGTTCGCCGAACTGCTCGGGGAAACACTGGGCCAACCCATCACCTTGCGGGGCGCTCTGCAGCGGGAGGACGTCGCCACCCTGGTGCGTGCTGCACTGGCCGCACAGAACGGGCGGCAAGCCCTCATCGATGTCGTCACGGTGTTCGAAGGAGCTTCGGCGGGCGTGACGTTCGCGGGGCGGCTTGCCCTGGCCGATGATCCGTCCGTCCCACCGCGACAGCGCGACAGCACGGAGCCGGACCGCGGCCGCCTGGCCCTTCTGGGCCGTCTCACCGACGCGCTGAGCACCATGGAGTGCATGGAGGACCCGCCAGGTCGTGCGCAGTTCGCCGACCTTCTCGGGGACCTGCTGGAGCGACCGATCGACGTGCGCGGCGCATCGCCGCGCGAGGACGTCGTCGTCGCGCTGCGCACGGCGATGCAGGTCCACGGCTGGGCCCGGACGCTGCTCGACGTGGTCCGCATCCTGGAAGGGCCCGCGGCGGCCGACGATCTGGCGTGGCTGACCGCCGCCGCCCCGATGCCCGAAGTCAGCGGGGTCCTGCCCGCCGCGGACGAGACAGGCGCGCGCGCCCTGCTGCGAGCCGCCGACGACGAACTCTCCGCCACCGATCTGCACGAGGCGCTCTCCGCCGAACTGACCGTCGTGCGTCCGCCCACCGGGCTGCGGTCCGAACAACTTCTCTCATGGGCGCTGAACTTCAACGCACAACCCGACGCCCTGCCGCCGGCCGTGCTGCTCATGGAGTGTGCGGCGCGGCTGGTCCGCTCACAGGCCCACCGGACCGCCCTGACCGCCTGGGTCGACGCCTGGACCGAGAGCGCCGGGCTCACCGAGGCTCTGCGGCGACGCCGCGCCGCCACCAGGAGGAAGATGTGA